From a single Sphingosinicellaceae bacterium genomic region:
- the sppA gene encoding signal peptide peptidase SppA — translation MAVVRGIWSVIVGIKDLMVLLLLVLFFVGVWAVLHSRPMGVPTGSALILDLDGAIVEQSSMGSALDLIRGSQRSNEIQVRDVLAALNAARTDSRIKMAVLDLDTFLGTGEANLQSIGAALRSFKAAGKPVYAYATAYTDDSYYLAAQSTQAWINPLGGVLLTGPGGPNLYFKAALDKLDVDVNVFRVGTYKSAVEPFTRVDSSPEAKAAEQALVDSLWTTYAADVTAARHGANVNAFLADLPTRVRASGGDFATTALKAGLVDKIGSRADFGRMIAAQVGVGKDKRPGAFNGIKLADYRSATKTTGSGDAVGIVYVAGSIVDGEAPRGTAGGDTIAAQVDKAIANPDIKALVVRIDSGGGSVLASERIREALAEARTKGMPIVASLGPVAASGGYWVATAADQIVAQPSTITGSIGVFAVIPTFNRSLKALGIGTDGVKSTPYSGDPDVLRGLTPDTRLILQASVEDIYRRFTGLVAKARKLPIARVDEIGQGRVWAGTTAKQIGLVDTLGGIDVAIAAARERAHLPVDTRTVDVERSQPLLGQLVASALGFDNGDDSSSGNDASRDPFARGARLSRLRLLAAIGSAQSIAMGPTIQAACLSCASIGMPLASDVRAGEGWLARAGALLGR, via the coding sequence ATGGCAGTCGTGCGCGGCATCTGGTCGGTTATCGTCGGCATCAAGGACCTGATGGTCCTGTTGCTGCTGGTGCTGTTCTTCGTCGGCGTGTGGGCGGTGCTCCATTCGCGGCCGATGGGAGTGCCGACGGGGTCGGCGCTGATCCTCGATCTCGACGGCGCGATCGTCGAGCAGTCATCGATGGGGTCGGCGCTCGACTTGATCCGCGGCAGCCAGCGCTCCAACGAGATCCAGGTCCGCGACGTGCTCGCCGCTCTCAACGCGGCGCGCACCGACAGCCGCATCAAGATGGCGGTGCTCGACCTCGACACTTTCCTCGGCACGGGCGAGGCCAACCTCCAGTCGATTGGCGCGGCGCTGCGGAGCTTCAAGGCGGCGGGCAAGCCGGTCTACGCCTATGCGACCGCCTACACCGACGACAGCTACTACCTTGCCGCACAGTCGACACAGGCCTGGATCAACCCGCTCGGCGGCGTGCTGCTGACCGGCCCGGGCGGCCCCAACCTGTATTTCAAGGCGGCGCTCGACAAGCTCGACGTCGACGTCAACGTCTTCCGCGTCGGCACCTACAAGTCGGCGGTCGAGCCGTTCACGCGCGTCGACAGCTCGCCCGAAGCCAAGGCAGCCGAGCAGGCGCTGGTCGACAGCCTGTGGACGACCTACGCCGCCGATGTCACCGCTGCGCGCCACGGGGCCAACGTCAACGCATTCCTCGCCGACCTGCCCACCAGGGTCCGGGCCAGCGGCGGCGACTTCGCGACCACCGCACTGAAGGCCGGGCTCGTCGACAAGATCGGCAGCCGCGCGGATTTCGGCCGGATGATCGCGGCGCAGGTCGGCGTCGGCAAGGACAAGCGCCCCGGTGCCTTCAACGGCATCAAGCTGGCGGACTATCGCTCGGCCACCAAGACCACCGGCAGCGGCGACGCGGTCGGCATCGTCTACGTCGCGGGCAGCATCGTCGACGGCGAGGCCCCGCGCGGCACGGCCGGCGGCGACACCATCGCCGCCCAGGTCGACAAGGCCATCGCCAATCCCGACATCAAGGCGCTGGTCGTGCGGATCGACTCCGGCGGCGGCTCGGTGCTGGCCTCCGAGCGTATCCGCGAGGCGCTGGCCGAGGCGCGCACCAAGGGCATGCCGATCGTCGCCTCGCTGGGTCCGGTTGCGGCCTCGGGCGGCTATTGGGTCGCCACCGCCGCCGACCAGATCGTCGCCCAGCCCTCGACGATCACCGGCTCGATCGGCGTATTCGCGGTGATCCCGACCTTCAACCGCTCGCTGAAGGCGCTCGGCATCGGCACCGACGGGGTCAAGTCGACGCCCTACTCCGGCGATCCCGACGTGCTGCGTGGCCTGACCCCAGATACGCGGCTGATCCTGCAGGCCTCGGTCGAGGACATCTACCGCCGCTTCACCGGACTGGTCGCCAAGGCGCGCAAGCTGCCGATCGCGCGGGTCGACGAGATCGGCCAGGGCCGGGTCTGGGCCGGCACCACCGCCAAGCAGATCGGTCTGGTCGACACGCTCGGTGGCATCGACGTCGCAATCGCCGCGGCGCGCGAGCGCGCGCACCTGCCCGTCGACACCCGCACCGTCGATGTCGAGCGCAGCCAGCCACTGCTCGGGCAACTGGTCGCGAGCGCGCTCGGTTTCGACAACGGCGACGACAGCAGTAGCGGCAACGACGCTTCTCGCGACCCGTTCGCGCGCGGCGCGCGTCTGTCCCGGCTGCGCCTGCTCGCCGCGATCGGCTCGGCACAATCGATCGCGATGGGCCCGACGATCCAGGCCGCCTGCCTGTCGTGCGCCTCGATCGGGATGCCGCTGGCGAGCGACGTACGTGCCGGCGAAGGCTGGCTGGCACGCGCCGGAGCGCTTCTCGGGAGGTAG
- a CDS encoding PEPxxWA-CTERM sorting domain-containing protein, whose product MVACQEIGHTLGLAHTNEVKTDKNTGSCMDYTNDPTGTRGTNGTLANTAPNSVDFAALNAIYATVNTTQLPYTKPTYFAGHGYTIDGNDADVGFSLVPEPASWALLVAGFGMVGANLRRRERPVAA is encoded by the coding sequence ATGGTGGCGTGCCAGGAGATCGGCCACACGCTGGGCCTCGCCCACACCAACGAGGTCAAGACCGACAAGAACACCGGTAGCTGCATGGACTATACCAACGACCCGACCGGCACCCGCGGGACCAACGGCACGCTTGCGAATACTGCGCCGAACAGCGTCGACTTCGCAGCGCTGAACGCGATCTATGCGACGGTCAACACGACCCAGCTGCCCTACACCAAGCCGACCTACTTCGCCGGCCATGGCTACACGATCGACGGCAACGATGCGGACGTCGGCTTCAGCCTGGTGCCCGAGCCGGCGAGCTGGGCCCTGCTGGTCGCCGGCTTCGGCATGGTCGGTGCCAACCTGCGGCGGCGCGAACGGCCCGTCGCCGCCTGA
- a CDS encoding aldo/keto reductase, producing MRYNRLGQTGLFVSELCLGCMTFGGESGMWKTIGDLDQSGSETLVKAALDAGVNFLDTADVYGSGRSEEITGQALKNLGINRQEIVVATKAHGEMHPGPNGRGASRYHLIDACKASLKRLQLDHIDLYQIHGFDPATPMEETLRALETLVQHGHVRYVGVSNWAAWQVTKALGISERLGTPRLASIQSYYSVVGRDLERDIVPMLASENVGLMVWSPLAGGFLSGKYTRGDDGEVAGEGRRNGFSFPPTGGEKGFAVVEAMRPIAASLGVPVAQVALAWLLAQPQVTSVIIGAKRPEQLADNLAAVDVTLTPEHLATLEAASALEVEYPGWMIDRLGEFRRGLLAGSK from the coding sequence ATGCGCTACAATCGCCTCGGCCAGACCGGCCTGTTCGTGTCGGAACTCTGCCTCGGCTGCATGACCTTCGGCGGCGAGTCGGGCATGTGGAAGACGATCGGCGACCTCGACCAGTCGGGGTCGGAGACGCTGGTCAAGGCAGCGCTGGATGCCGGGGTCAACTTCCTCGACACCGCCGATGTCTATGGTAGCGGACGGTCGGAGGAGATCACCGGGCAGGCGCTCAAGAACCTCGGCATCAACCGCCAGGAAATCGTCGTCGCGACCAAGGCCCACGGCGAGATGCACCCCGGGCCGAACGGCCGCGGGGCGTCGCGCTACCATCTGATCGACGCGTGCAAGGCGAGCCTGAAGCGGCTCCAGCTCGACCATATCGACCTGTACCAGATTCACGGTTTCGACCCTGCTACCCCGATGGAGGAGACACTGCGGGCGCTCGAGACCCTCGTCCAGCACGGCCACGTCCGCTATGTCGGCGTCTCGAACTGGGCAGCGTGGCAGGTCACCAAGGCGCTCGGGATTTCGGAGCGGCTGGGGACGCCGCGCCTCGCTTCGATCCAGTCCTATTATAGCGTCGTCGGCCGCGACCTCGAGCGCGATATCGTGCCGATGCTGGCCAGCGAGAACGTCGGCCTGATGGTGTGGAGCCCGCTGGCCGGCGGCTTCCTGAGCGGCAAGTACACGCGCGGCGACGACGGCGAGGTTGCCGGCGAGGGCCGCCGCAACGGCTTCTCGTTCCCCCCGACCGGCGGCGAGAAGGGCTTCGCGGTGGTCGAGGCGATGCGCCCGATCGCGGCGTCGCTGGGGGTGCCCGTCGCACAGGTCGCGCTGGCGTGGCTGCTCGCCCAGCCGCAGGTCACCAGCGTCATCATCGGGGCCAAGCGGCCCGAGCAACTGGCGGACAACCTCGCGGCGGTCGACGTCACGCTGACGCCCGAGCATCTCGCGACGCTTGAAGCGGCGAGCGCGCTGGAGGTCGAATACCCGGGCTGGATGATCGACCGGCTCGGCGAATTCCGGCGCGGCCTGCTGGCGGGGTCGAAGTAG
- a CDS encoding trimeric intracellular cation channel family protein: protein MPTLTIEAARPLLGALDYAGVAVFAASGALAAARAKHTIVTFAFFAVVTGVGGGTLRDLLIGAPVFWVYRSDYLGLCMMAAGLVWLLRADRWQDRALLWLDAVGLAAYAVIGAAKALSYGVPPLAASAMGVLTASFGGIVRDVLAGQPSILLRREIYVAAAALAATVYVGLHLLGVDDRIAGGVGAAAGFALRAIALRWNVALPGYRD, encoded by the coding sequence ATCCCGACCCTGACCATCGAGGCGGCGCGGCCGCTGCTGGGAGCGCTCGACTATGCCGGCGTCGCGGTCTTCGCGGCGTCCGGCGCGCTGGCGGCGGCGCGGGCCAAGCACACGATCGTGACCTTCGCGTTCTTCGCCGTGGTGACCGGCGTCGGCGGCGGCACGCTGCGCGACCTGTTGATCGGGGCACCTGTGTTCTGGGTGTATCGGTCGGACTATCTCGGGCTGTGCATGATGGCGGCGGGGCTGGTCTGGCTGCTCCGCGCCGACCGCTGGCAGGACCGGGCGCTGTTGTGGCTCGATGCGGTCGGGCTGGCGGCATACGCGGTGATCGGCGCGGCGAAGGCCTTGAGCTACGGCGTCCCCCCGCTCGCGGCGAGCGCGATGGGGGTGCTGACTGCGAGCTTCGGCGGCATCGTGCGCGACGTGCTCGCGGGCCAGCCGTCGATCCTGCTGCGGCGCGAGATCTACGTCGCGGCGGCGGCGCTGGCGGCGACCGTGTACGTCGGGCTTCACCTGCTCGGTGTCGATGACCGGATCGCAGGCGGCGTCGGTGCGGCGGCAGGGTTTGCGCTGCGGGCGATCGCGCTGCGCTGGAACGTCGCGTTGCCGGGATACCGGGACTAG
- the lpdA gene encoding dihydrolipoyl dehydrogenase, whose product MPDFEFDVVVIGSGPGGYVAAIRAAQNGLKVACVEKHSRYGGTCLNVGCIPSKSLLHATEYYEEAKSGHLAKFGISFGDVAIDLGQLMAEKDKAVTELTGGVEYLFNKNKVEGIHGLASFVDAKSIKVGERVITAKNFIIATGSEVASLPGVTPDGEVIVTSTEALALPKIPGHLVVIGGGYIGLEMGSVWRRLGSKVTVIEYASQVVPAMDAEIGKAFARILTKQGLVLRTGMKVVEARREGAGAVVVVEPTAGGPREEIAADIVLLSTGRRPNTDGLNIDATGLKLEKGRVPINDDFSTTVPGIWAIGDVVEGPMLAHKAEDEGIACADNIAGKTGIVNRAVIPAVVYTHPEVGTVGKTEEELKAAGVTYKVGKFPFSANSRAKANRDTDGMVKVLADAKTDRVLGVHIIGAVAGTMIAEAALAMEFGASSEDIANTCHAHPTHTEALKEAAMAVEGKPIHI is encoded by the coding sequence ATGCCCGATTTCGAATTCGACGTCGTAGTGATCGGCTCCGGCCCCGGCGGCTACGTCGCCGCCATCCGCGCCGCGCAGAACGGCCTGAAGGTTGCCTGCGTCGAAAAGCACTCGCGCTACGGCGGCACCTGCCTCAACGTCGGCTGCATTCCGTCGAAATCGCTGCTGCATGCAACCGAATATTACGAGGAGGCCAAGTCGGGCCACCTCGCGAAATTCGGGATCAGCTTCGGCGATGTCGCGATCGACCTCGGCCAGCTGATGGCGGAGAAGGACAAGGCGGTCACCGAACTGACCGGCGGCGTCGAATATCTGTTCAACAAGAACAAGGTCGAGGGCATCCACGGCCTCGCGTCGTTCGTCGATGCGAAGTCGATCAAGGTCGGCGAGCGCGTCATCACCGCCAAGAACTTCATCATCGCCACGGGCTCCGAAGTCGCCAGCCTGCCGGGCGTGACGCCCGACGGCGAGGTGATCGTCACCTCGACCGAGGCGCTGGCGCTGCCCAAGATCCCGGGGCATCTCGTCGTCATCGGCGGCGGCTACATCGGGCTGGAGATGGGCTCGGTGTGGCGGCGTCTCGGCTCCAAGGTCACGGTCATCGAGTATGCGTCGCAGGTCGTCCCGGCGATGGACGCCGAGATCGGCAAGGCCTTCGCGCGCATCCTGACCAAGCAGGGCCTCGTCCTCCGCACCGGCATGAAGGTGGTCGAGGCGCGCCGCGAGGGCGCCGGCGCGGTCGTCGTCGTCGAGCCGACCGCGGGCGGCCCGCGCGAGGAGATCGCAGCCGATATCGTGTTGCTCTCGACCGGCCGCCGGCCCAACACCGACGGGCTCAACATCGACGCGACCGGCCTCAAGCTCGAGAAGGGTCGCGTCCCGATCAACGACGACTTCTCGACAACGGTCCCAGGCATCTGGGCGATCGGCGACGTCGTCGAGGGTCCCATGCTCGCCCACAAGGCCGAGGACGAGGGCATCGCCTGCGCCGACAACATCGCCGGCAAGACCGGCATCGTGAACCGCGCCGTCATCCCGGCGGTGGTCTACACCCACCCCGAGGTCGGCACCGTCGGCAAGACCGAGGAAGAGCTCAAGGCCGCGGGCGTCACCTACAAGGTCGGGAAGTTCCCGTTCAGCGCCAACAGCCGCGCCAAGGCCAATCGCGACACGGACGGCATGGTCAAGGTGCTCGCCGATGCCAAGACCGACCGCGTGCTCGGCGTCCACATCATCGGCGCCGTCGCCGGCACCATGATCGCGGAGGCTGCGCTGGCGATGGAGTTCGGCGCGTCGTCAGAGGACATCGCCAACACCTGCCACGCCCACCCGACCCACACCGAGGCGCTGAAGGAGGCCGCGATGGCGGTCGAGGGCAAGCCGATCCACATCTGA
- a CDS encoding ATP-binding cassette domain-containing protein, protein MNPLQLESLGKSYGRKTVFADFTHGFPVGLTLLTGPSGAGKSTLLRLLATAERPSRGRILWDGVALPKGRGALRQALGYAPQAVDLPDDLTAREFALHIASLKGLDHAAADRQFGRITDAIGLHPDINNRIATFSGGMRRRLIFAQALLGEPRLLALDEPTAELDLETARKLGALIVEAAKTTTVVMTTHLADELTPAAVALLRVEAGRPVVASTPGA, encoded by the coding sequence ATGAACCCGCTCCAGCTCGAAAGTCTCGGCAAGTCCTATGGTCGCAAGACCGTCTTCGCCGACTTCACCCACGGCTTCCCGGTCGGCCTGACGTTGCTGACCGGGCCGAGCGGGGCGGGCAAGTCGACCCTGCTCCGCCTGCTCGCGACCGCCGAGCGCCCCAGCCGCGGGCGCATCCTGTGGGACGGTGTCGCGCTGCCGAAGGGGCGCGGGGCGCTGCGGCAGGCGCTGGGCTACGCCCCGCAGGCGGTCGACCTGCCCGACGACCTGACGGCGCGCGAGTTCGCGCTACACATCGCCTCGCTGAAGGGCCTCGACCACGCCGCAGCCGACCGCCAGTTCGGGCGGATCACCGACGCCATCGGCCTCCACCCCGACATCAACAACCGCATCGCGACCTTCTCCGGCGGCATGCGACGGCGGCTGATCTTCGCGCAGGCGCTGCTCGGCGAGCCCCGCCTGCTGGCGCTCGACGAGCCGACCGCCGAGCTCGACCTCGAAACCGCCCGCAAGCTCGGCGCGCTGATCGTCGAAGCAGCAAAGACCACGACCGTGGTGATGACCACGCACCTCGCCGACGAATTGACCCCGGCTGCAGTCGCGCTTCTGCGCGTCGAGGCCGGGCGTCCGGTCGTCGCAAGCACCCCCGGCGCATGA
- the odhB gene encoding 2-oxoglutarate dehydrogenase complex dihydrolipoyllysine-residue succinyltransferase, whose protein sequence is MATDVIIPALGESITEATVGQWLKNPGDKVAADEPIVSLETDKVAVEVPSPVAGVMGEQLFKVGDTVTIGAAIARIDGDDGKATAPTPAVVQDAAPAAKADAAPPAPAAPAAAPAPAAEAAPAPAPKPEPAPTPAAEPDPMAPAVRRLIGDYNLDPKSITGTGLDGRLTKGDVLGAIEAGTAKQLGVPAAATPAAAPAAGAAPARREERVRMTRLRQTIAKRLKEAQNTAAMLTTFNDVDMSAVMAARTRYKDLFEKKHGVRLGFMSFFAKAVVLALRDVPSVNGAIEGDEIVYRDYADLGIAVSSPGGLVVPVLRNADKLSFAETEKAIGDFGKRAQAGKLGLEDMKGGTFTITNGGVFGSLMSTPILNPPQSGVLGMHRIEERAVVRDGAIVIRPMMYLALSYDHRLVDGREAVTFLVRVKEALEDPARLLIDL, encoded by the coding sequence ATGGCCACCGACGTCATCATCCCGGCACTCGGCGAATCGATCACCGAGGCCACGGTCGGCCAGTGGTTGAAAAACCCCGGCGACAAGGTCGCGGCCGACGAGCCGATCGTCAGCCTCGAGACCGACAAGGTCGCGGTCGAAGTGCCGTCGCCAGTCGCCGGTGTCATGGGCGAGCAGCTGTTCAAGGTCGGTGACACCGTCACCATCGGCGCCGCAATCGCGCGTATCGACGGTGACGACGGCAAGGCCACCGCGCCGACGCCCGCGGTGGTTCAGGACGCTGCGCCCGCGGCGAAGGCTGATGCCGCTCCGCCAGCGCCGGCTGCGCCTGCTGCTGCTCCAGCACCCGCCGCGGAGGCCGCCCCTGCACCCGCGCCGAAACCCGAGCCTGCCCCGACACCCGCCGCGGAGCCCGACCCGATGGCTCCCGCCGTCCGCCGCCTGATCGGCGACTACAACCTCGACCCGAAGTCGATCACCGGTACCGGGCTCGACGGGCGCCTCACGAAGGGTGACGTGCTCGGCGCGATCGAGGCCGGGACCGCCAAGCAGCTCGGCGTGCCCGCCGCTGCAACCCCCGCCGCCGCGCCTGCCGCCGGTGCTGCTCCGGCCCGCCGCGAGGAGCGGGTGCGGATGACCCGCCTGCGCCAGACCATCGCCAAGCGCCTCAAGGAAGCCCAGAACACCGCGGCGATGCTGACGACGTTCAACGACGTCGACATGAGCGCGGTGATGGCCGCCCGCACCCGGTACAAGGACCTGTTCGAGAAGAAGCACGGCGTTCGCCTCGGCTTCATGTCGTTTTTCGCGAAGGCGGTGGTGCTGGCGTTGCGTGACGTGCCCTCGGTCAACGGCGCGATCGAAGGCGACGAGATCGTCTACCGCGACTATGCTGACCTCGGCATCGCGGTGTCGTCGCCGGGCGGTCTCGTCGTGCCGGTGCTCCGGAACGCCGACAAGCTCAGCTTCGCCGAGACCGAGAAGGCGATCGGCGATTTCGGCAAGCGCGCCCAGGCCGGCAAGCTCGGCCTCGAGGACATGAAGGGCGGCACGTTCACCATTACCAACGGCGGCGTCTTCGGTAGCCTGATGTCGACCCCGATCCTCAACCCGCCGCAGTCGGGCGTGCTCGGCATGCACCGCATCGAGGAGCGCGCCGTCGTCCGCGACGGCGCGATCGTGATCCGCCCGATGATGTACCTCGCGCTTAGCTACGACCACCGTTTGGTCGACGGGCGCGAAGCGGTCACCTTCCTGGTCCGGGTCAAGGAAGCGCTCGAGGACCCGGCCCGCCTGTTGATCGACCTGTAG
- a CDS encoding S41 family peptidase, with protein sequence MLTRRAALTGIAGTALIAGSSSKGAAPKGPYVYPASAALRAEDAAILIRAYEELHPGLTRYLIPEARAAAEARLRSEAAVADTPGALWLAATRFTAAVRCGHSFCNPFNQGKALTAALVERPDRLPFLFRWIDRRMIVTRGLGDATLRPGTEVLVIDGEPAPALLARLMRLARADGHNDAKRIADLEVRGAGKYEDFDVLRSLTARPGATTAMLEVRDPDGKHRRIEVPLLGFDSRPRADNKSDAPLFTAAMRGPAMVLTMPDWATYDSKWDWRGFIDKTVDDAIAANARAIVVDLRGNEGGEDCGDVLLGRLVDRRLGHAPALRRVRYRTTPADLDPHLDTWDDSFRKLGADAVDDKHDCLLTLPPEPSLSIVPRSPRFTGKLVVLVDAECSSATFQFAQTVRSAGRGTIVGEPTGGNRRGINGGAFFFLRLPNSRLEVDLPLIGSFPLVPQPDAGLVPDVLAAPTQASLAAGTDPGMAAALRLV encoded by the coding sequence ATGCTGACCCGCCGGGCTGCACTGACGGGGATTGCCGGAACGGCTCTGATCGCGGGCAGTTCGTCGAAGGGCGCCGCGCCCAAAGGCCCGTACGTCTACCCGGCCAGCGCGGCGCTGCGGGCGGAGGATGCGGCGATCCTGATCCGCGCCTACGAGGAGCTCCACCCCGGCCTGACGCGCTATCTGATCCCGGAGGCCCGCGCCGCTGCGGAGGCGAGGCTGCGGAGCGAGGCCGCCGTCGCCGATACGCCGGGTGCGCTGTGGCTGGCCGCGACCCGCTTCACCGCCGCTGTCCGCTGCGGGCACAGCTTCTGCAACCCGTTCAACCAGGGCAAGGCGCTGACTGCCGCGCTGGTCGAGCGGCCCGACCGCTTGCCGTTCCTGTTCCGCTGGATCGACCGGCGGATGATCGTGACGCGCGGCCTTGGCGACGCGACGCTCCGGCCCGGCACCGAAGTACTGGTGATCGACGGCGAGCCTGCACCGGCGCTGCTGGCCCGGCTGATGCGGCTCGCTCGCGCCGACGGCCACAACGACGCCAAGCGCATCGCCGACCTCGAGGTTCGCGGTGCTGGCAAGTACGAGGACTTCGACGTCCTGCGCTCGCTGACCGCACGGCCGGGCGCGACCACCGCTATGCTCGAGGTCCGCGATCCCGACGGCAAGCACCGCCGCATTGAGGTGCCGTTGCTCGGCTTCGACAGCCGGCCCCGTGCCGACAACAAGAGCGACGCACCGCTGTTCACCGCGGCAATGCGCGGCCCGGCGATGGTGCTGACGATGCCGGACTGGGCGACCTACGACAGCAAGTGGGACTGGCGCGGCTTCATCGACAAGACCGTCGACGACGCCATCGCCGCGAACGCCCGCGCCATCGTCGTCGACCTGCGCGGCAACGAGGGCGGCGAGGATTGCGGCGACGTGCTGCTCGGCCGCCTCGTCGACCGCAGGCTCGGACACGCCCCGGCGCTGCGCCGCGTCCGCTACCGTACGACGCCCGCCGACCTCGACCCGCACCTCGATACCTGGGACGACAGCTTCCGGAAACTCGGGGCCGATGCGGTCGACGACAAGCACGACTGCCTGCTCACCCTCCCCCCCGAACCGTCGCTCAGCATCGTGCCGAGGAGCCCGCGCTTCACCGGCAAGCTGGTCGTGCTGGTCGATGCGGAGTGCAGCTCGGCGACCTTCCAGTTCGCCCAGACCGTGCGCAGCGCGGGCCGCGGCACGATCGTCGGTGAGCCGACCGGCGGCAACCGGCGCGGCATCAACGGCGGCGCGTTCTTCTTCCTGCGCCTGCCCAACTCACGGCTCGAGGTCGACCTGCCGCTGATCGGAAGCTTCCCGCTGGTCCCGCAACCCGACGCCGGACTGGTCCCGGACGTGCTCGCCGCGCCGACCCAGGCGAGCCTCGCCGCCGGCACCGACCCCGGCATGGCGGCCGCGCTGCGGCTGGTCTAG